A region from the Polyangiaceae bacterium genome encodes:
- a CDS encoding sigma 54-interacting transcriptional regulator, with the protein MSAAEDTARQDAWHSVETSFAALGRAVLILDAAYHVLQASYFLDTFVCEGTRDRLLGRSVSDLLGSRLFVPGDALHRALSQGHRAEGRRAFIKCPRTGAQLVSLSVAPLPGPDVRVLHDRARFIVVIRPADAPGLPNEMDDALLARSPGMLQIVSMVEALSESEATVLITGESGTGKEVVARAIHAHSPRASGPFVAVNTGAIPGPLLESELFGHVRGAFTGAVRDRRGSIELASGGTLFLDEIGEMSPELQVKLLRVVQEREYSRLGESDTREVDARIIAATHVDLERAVRERRFREDLYYRLRVVPIAIPPLRQRPEDIGPLAHHLLLRITSRAERALQLSPDALDVMMRYPWPGNVRQLENALEFAVALCQGQTLQVEHLPPEVRMDAPEPPDETEPRVKSEEPPPWPAVAPTPPPEGESDEATKLRSTLDAHRWNRQAVADALGISRTTLWRRMRALGLE; encoded by the coding sequence ATGTCCGCCGCGGAAGACACCGCCCGCCAGGACGCCTGGCACTCCGTCGAGACCAGCTTCGCTGCGCTGGGGCGCGCCGTGCTGATCCTGGATGCGGCCTACCACGTACTGCAGGCCAGCTACTTCCTCGACACCTTCGTGTGCGAGGGCACGCGCGATCGACTCCTGGGTCGCTCGGTGAGCGACTTGCTCGGCAGCCGGCTGTTCGTCCCGGGGGACGCACTGCATCGCGCGTTGTCGCAAGGGCACCGCGCGGAGGGGCGGCGCGCCTTCATCAAGTGCCCGCGCACGGGCGCTCAGCTCGTGTCCCTGTCCGTCGCGCCGTTGCCGGGACCGGACGTGCGGGTGCTCCACGATCGCGCGCGCTTCATCGTGGTGATCCGACCTGCAGATGCGCCGGGGCTACCGAACGAGATGGACGACGCCCTGCTCGCCCGCTCACCGGGAATGCTGCAGATCGTGTCCATGGTCGAGGCGCTCAGCGAGTCTGAGGCCACGGTGCTCATCACCGGCGAGAGCGGAACGGGCAAGGAGGTGGTCGCCCGCGCCATCCACGCCCACTCGCCGCGGGCGAGCGGGCCCTTCGTGGCCGTGAACACCGGCGCCATTCCCGGTCCGCTGCTCGAGAGCGAGCTGTTCGGCCACGTGCGCGGCGCCTTCACCGGTGCCGTGCGCGACCGGCGCGGGTCCATCGAGCTCGCCAGCGGCGGTACGTTGTTCCTGGACGAAATCGGGGAGATGTCGCCGGAGCTGCAGGTGAAGCTGCTTCGTGTGGTCCAGGAGCGCGAGTATTCGCGGCTCGGCGAGAGCGACACCCGAGAGGTGGATGCGCGCATCATCGCCGCGACTCACGTCGATCTGGAGCGCGCCGTGCGCGAGCGCCGCTTCCGAGAAGACCTCTACTATCGGCTGCGGGTGGTTCCCATCGCCATTCCACCGCTGCGGCAGCGGCCGGAAGACATCGGCCCTCTCGCGCACCACCTCCTGCTTCGCATCACCTCCCGCGCGGAGCGCGCTCTGCAGCTGTCGCCCGACGCTCTGGACGTGATGATGCGCTACCCCTGGCCGGGCAACGTGCGCCAGCTCGAGAACGCCCTCGAGTTCGCCGTTGCCCTGTGTCAGGGCCAAACGCTGCAGGTCGAGCACCTGCCGCCGGAGGTCCGCATGGACGCTCCGGAGCCGCCGGACGAGACCGAGCCGCGGGTGAAGAGCGAAGAGCCGCCGCCCTGGCCCGCGGTGGCGCCAACGCCGCCGCCGGAGGGCGAGAGCGACGAAGCGACCAAGCTGCGCTCTACCCTCGACGCCCATCGCTGGAACCGCCAAGCCGTGGCGGACGCCCTCGGTATCAGTCGCACTACCCTGTGGCGGCGCATGCGTGCGCTCGGGCTCGAGTAG
- a CDS encoding cytochrome c — MKRAVSFALALFAVACQSGSSSPPTAESSKPPPPAAPAAPAKGPEAMLDAMDSRTAVPLIPMMANHQKQNMRDHLLAVQEITLALAKKDWDTVEKSAARISSSPQMTQMCTHMGAGAPGFTEAGLSFHSTADGIAKAAKDKDSAAVLTALGKTLETCTGCHSRFKQRIVDEATWTSLTKQAAPTHPMH; from the coding sequence ATGAAACGAGCCGTGTCGTTCGCCCTCGCCCTGTTTGCCGTCGCCTGCCAGAGCGGGAGCAGCAGCCCACCCACCGCCGAAAGCTCCAAGCCCCCGCCCCCAGCGGCTCCCGCCGCGCCGGCCAAGGGCCCGGAAGCGATGCTGGACGCCATGGATTCCCGCACGGCGGTCCCGCTGATCCCCATGATGGCGAACCATCAGAAGCAGAACATGCGAGATCACCTGCTGGCCGTGCAGGAGATCACGCTGGCGCTCGCCAAGAAGGACTGGGACACCGTCGAGAAGTCCGCGGCCCGCATCAGCTCCTCGCCCCAGATGACGCAGATGTGCACCCACATGGGGGCGGGGGCGCCGGGCTTCACGGAGGCGGGGCTCAGCTTTCACTCGACGGCGGATGGCATCGCCAAGGCCGCCAAGGACAAGGACTCCGCTGCGGTGCTCACGGCGTTGGGCAAGACCTTGGAGACCTGCACCGGTTGTCACTCGCGCTTCAAGCAGCGCATCGTGGACGAAGCAACGTGGACGTCACTCACCAAGCAGGCCGCTCCCACGCATCCGATGCACTGA
- a CDS encoding Hsp70 family protein, translating into MTKVGIDLGTTYSLVSIMRAGRPEIVPNVLGEELTPSAVSVDERGEVLTGRAARARAVTHPDLTAVAFKRDMGTARRYSLGSRSFSPEELSALLLATLKRDAEEVLGETIEEAVVTVPAYFGEAARRATRVACELAELRVERIINEPTAAALAYGLHQRDKELRAVVLDLGGGTFDVTVLEIMEGVIEIQASAGDTRLGGEDFLDVIVGWVADRVVERHGFDPRVSAGDRARLREACERAKHRLSTDDAARIALPALGARRQDVEIELRLDDVEPAFEPLLARMTTPIRRALSDAAVDPKQIDEVLLVGGATRMPSVAALAARLFGRLPSRALPPDEAVALGAAVQMALKAGNEAVEDMVVTDVAPFTLGIAVSQSIGMHDVGGLFAPILERGTVLPASREREFSTMADGQRMIAVEVYQGEHSLCKDNEKLGTYQVKGIPAGPAGKETISVRFSYDMNGLLEVDTTITSTGKTASMTLDRSKNRLTEEQVAEAKKRLKGLKFHPRDALPNTTALSRAEVLHAELTGVEREILRDAMNHFRAALELQDAKQISFAREMLLARIADLGHGR; encoded by the coding sequence TTGACGAAGGTCGGCATCGACTTGGGAACCACGTACTCCCTGGTGTCGATCATGCGCGCGGGACGCCCGGAGATCGTGCCCAACGTCCTGGGGGAGGAGCTCACGCCCAGCGCGGTGAGCGTGGACGAACGTGGGGAGGTGCTCACGGGTCGCGCGGCCCGCGCGCGTGCCGTCACCCACCCGGACCTCACGGCCGTCGCCTTCAAGCGCGACATGGGGACGGCCCGCCGCTACTCGCTCGGCAGCCGCAGCTTCAGTCCGGAGGAGCTTTCCGCGCTGCTCTTGGCGACCCTGAAGCGCGACGCAGAGGAAGTGTTGGGCGAGACGATCGAAGAGGCCGTGGTCACGGTGCCGGCGTACTTCGGCGAAGCGGCGCGCCGCGCGACGCGGGTGGCGTGCGAGCTGGCAGAGCTGCGGGTGGAACGCATCATCAACGAGCCCACGGCAGCGGCGCTGGCTTACGGCCTCCACCAGCGGGACAAGGAGCTGCGCGCGGTGGTGCTCGACCTCGGAGGCGGGACCTTCGACGTCACGGTGCTCGAGATCATGGAGGGCGTGATCGAGATCCAAGCGTCGGCGGGCGACACGCGTCTCGGGGGTGAAGACTTCTTGGACGTGATCGTCGGTTGGGTGGCGGACCGCGTGGTGGAGCGCCACGGGTTCGATCCGCGCGTCAGCGCCGGAGATCGCGCTCGCCTGCGCGAGGCATGCGAGCGTGCGAAGCACCGCCTCTCGACCGACGATGCGGCCCGCATCGCCCTGCCCGCGCTCGGCGCACGGCGGCAGGACGTGGAGATCGAGCTTCGCCTCGACGACGTCGAGCCAGCGTTCGAGCCGCTGCTGGCCAGGATGACGACGCCCATTCGTCGCGCACTGTCCGACGCGGCCGTCGATCCAAAGCAGATCGACGAGGTGCTGCTCGTGGGCGGAGCCACGCGCATGCCGAGCGTAGCCGCCCTCGCGGCGCGCCTCTTCGGTCGCTTGCCGAGCCGCGCCCTGCCGCCGGACGAAGCCGTGGCCCTGGGCGCGGCCGTGCAAATGGCGCTGAAGGCCGGCAACGAGGCCGTAGAGGACATGGTCGTGACCGACGTGGCGCCCTTCACTCTGGGGATCGCCGTCAGTCAGTCCATCGGCATGCACGATGTCGGCGGCTTGTTCGCGCCCATCCTGGAGCGGGGCACGGTGCTGCCCGCCAGTCGCGAGCGCGAGTTTTCGACGATGGCGGACGGGCAGCGGATGATCGCGGTCGAGGTGTACCAAGGCGAGCACTCCTTGTGTAAGGACAACGAGAAGCTCGGCACCTACCAAGTGAAAGGCATTCCGGCAGGCCCGGCCGGCAAGGAGACCATTTCCGTTCGCTTCAGCTACGACATGAATGGCCTGCTGGAAGTGGACACCACCATCACTTCGACCGGCAAGACGGCCAGCATGACGCTCGACCGCAGCAAGAATCGGCTGACGGAAGAACAGGTGGCGGAAGCCAAGAAGCGGCTGAAGGGCCTGAAGTTTCACCCGAGAGACGCGCTGCCCAACACGACGGCGCTCTCTCGTGCGGAGGTTCTGCACGCAGAGCTCACCGGGGTAGAGCGCGAGATCTTGCGGGACGCCATGAACCACTTCCGCGCCGCGCTCGAGCTCCAAGACGCCAAGCAGATCTCGTTTGCGCGCGAGATGCTCTTGGCGCGCATCGCGGATCTGGGCCACGGCCGCTGA
- the nrfD gene encoding polysulfide reductase NrfD produces the protein MNPVEIVTTQHNAHINPTLHIWGWEIPVYLFLGGVVAGVMVLLGALEIRRGKRPTSAAAQWMPFVAIALLSLGMGALFLDLEHKSHVYRFYMAFQPTSPMSWGSWILVAVYPVLLLLGLGALNESRREWLTEKLSSVKGILTWAFALADRTRRGIVWASVVLGVGLGAYTGLLLGTMAARLQWNTGLLAPLFLTSGISTGAALMMLFHLEEEELHLMVRWDTAAIVVELFLLGAMLVSFTTGGEIGEAAAHNLLGGPYTPWFWSLVVIGGLAVPLLMNVLEVRGKGRPTVLAPILILVGGLALRAVLVAAGQVTSFGALG, from the coding sequence ATGAATCCCGTCGAAATCGTCACTACGCAGCACAATGCTCACATCAACCCCACGCTCCACATCTGGGGCTGGGAGATCCCGGTGTACCTGTTCCTGGGCGGCGTCGTCGCCGGGGTGATGGTGCTCTTGGGGGCGCTGGAGATCCGGCGCGGCAAGCGGCCCACTTCTGCCGCCGCGCAGTGGATGCCCTTCGTGGCCATCGCGCTGTTGTCCCTGGGCATGGGCGCGCTGTTCCTGGATCTCGAGCACAAGAGCCACGTGTACCGCTTCTACATGGCGTTCCAGCCGACCTCGCCGATGAGCTGGGGCTCCTGGATCCTGGTCGCCGTCTACCCCGTGCTCTTGCTCTTGGGTCTCGGCGCGTTGAACGAGTCCCGCCGAGAGTGGCTCACGGAGAAGCTTTCCTCCGTGAAGGGCATCCTCACCTGGGCCTTTGCGCTGGCGGACCGCACGCGCCGCGGCATCGTGTGGGCCTCCGTGGTGTTGGGCGTGGGCCTGGGCGCCTACACGGGCTTGCTCCTCGGCACCATGGCGGCGCGCCTGCAGTGGAACACCGGCCTGCTCGCGCCGCTGTTCCTCACTTCCGGGATCTCCACCGGCGCAGCCCTGATGATGCTGTTCCACCTGGAAGAAGAGGAACTGCACCTCATGGTGCGATGGGACACCGCCGCCATCGTGGTGGAGCTGTTCCTCCTCGGCGCCATGTTGGTGTCGTTCACCACCGGTGGCGAGATCGGAGAGGCCGCGGCGCACAACCTGTTGGGTGGGCCGTACACCCCCTGGTTCTGGTCCCTGGTCGTCATCGGCGGCCTGGCAGTGCCGCTGCTCATGAACGTCCTCGAGGTGCGCGGCAAGGGTCGGCCCACCGTGCTCGCCCCCATTCTGATCCTCGTGGGCGGCTTGGCGCTCCGCGCGGTGCTGGTCGCCGCCGGTCAAGTCACGTCCTTCGGGGCCCTGGGTTGA
- a CDS encoding molybdopterin-dependent oxidoreductase: MTLSRRKFIKIGGVALGTAAAGSALTTNLWGVTPNRMPDPQTDGDRVVPTFCEMCFWKCGVLAHVKQGRVTKIVGNPEHPLSHGRLCPRGTGGTGLLYDPDRLQKPLIRREAARGEQVFEEVSWDEALDHVAKKLTEIKSKYGPEALAVFIHGFGGSWFSRLVKAYGTANLGQPSYAQCRGAREVAFELTYGRPVGSPEVLDIENSRVLTLIGSHLGENMHNTQVQELARAIEKGAELVVVDPRFSVAAGKARYWLPIKPGTDLALLLAWMHVIVAEKLYDREYLEKYATGFEELEKHLADKTPEWAAVETGIEAATIVETARFIAGAAPASLVHPGRHTAWYGDDTQRSRGIAILNALLGSWGRKGGFYLPTAMSVPAYPGLPKPDHKPKDPVDVPKGKVFPFLNEGLAHGLRDASLPGANVEYPIKAWMVYGSNLIQALPNQKKTIEALQALDFIVAIDVLPAEITGWADVVLPEATYLERYDDLHAPPFKEGYVALRQPVVEPMYDSKPGWWIAKELAKRLGLAAHFPFEKVEDYLDKRLRSAGSSLVQIRTKGVLHAPKAPLYIEDGVEPEFETPSKKIELFSQRLADVGLDPLPKYTPPEAGPPGSFRLLFGRTPTHTFGRTTNNRFLSRVYDENDVWLNAQKAKELGLADGDKVTLINQDGARTAPLAVRATQRIRPDCVFMVHGYGHTSKGLKFAKDRGASDTDVCTATKIDPVMGGTGMNVNFVKIERYEA, from the coding sequence ATGACCCTCAGCCGACGAAAGTTCATCAAGATCGGTGGCGTCGCTCTCGGAACCGCCGCCGCCGGGTCGGCGCTGACGACGAATCTCTGGGGTGTGACGCCCAACCGCATGCCGGATCCCCAGACGGACGGCGACCGGGTGGTGCCCACGTTCTGTGAGATGTGCTTTTGGAAGTGCGGCGTGCTCGCCCACGTGAAGCAGGGACGCGTCACCAAGATCGTCGGCAACCCCGAGCACCCGCTGTCTCACGGGCGGCTGTGCCCGCGCGGGACCGGCGGTACGGGGCTCCTGTACGACCCCGATCGCCTGCAGAAGCCGCTCATCCGTCGCGAGGCCGCTCGCGGCGAGCAGGTGTTCGAAGAGGTGAGCTGGGACGAGGCGCTCGATCACGTCGCCAAGAAGCTCACGGAGATCAAGAGCAAGTACGGTCCGGAGGCGCTGGCCGTGTTCATCCACGGCTTCGGAGGCTCCTGGTTCTCGCGCTTGGTGAAGGCCTACGGCACCGCCAACCTGGGGCAGCCGTCCTACGCACAGTGCCGCGGCGCGCGCGAGGTCGCCTTCGAGCTCACCTACGGCCGCCCCGTCGGCTCGCCCGAGGTGCTCGACATCGAGAACAGCCGAGTGCTCACCCTGATCGGCAGTCACCTGGGCGAGAACATGCACAACACCCAGGTGCAGGAGCTGGCGCGCGCCATCGAGAAGGGCGCCGAGCTCGTGGTCGTGGACCCGCGTTTCTCAGTGGCGGCTGGCAAGGCGCGCTACTGGTTGCCCATCAAGCCGGGAACCGACCTGGCGCTGCTGCTCGCGTGGATGCACGTGATCGTGGCCGAGAAGCTGTACGACCGCGAGTACCTGGAGAAGTACGCCACCGGATTCGAAGAGCTCGAGAAGCACCTGGCCGACAAGACTCCCGAGTGGGCCGCGGTGGAGACGGGCATCGAGGCGGCGACCATCGTGGAGACGGCGCGCTTCATCGCTGGCGCCGCGCCCGCATCCCTGGTGCACCCGGGACGCCATACGGCCTGGTACGGCGACGACACGCAGCGCAGCCGCGGCATCGCCATCCTGAACGCGTTGCTCGGAAGCTGGGGACGCAAGGGCGGCTTCTATCTGCCCACGGCCATGTCCGTTCCGGCGTATCCGGGGCTGCCCAAGCCCGACCACAAGCCCAAGGATCCGGTCGACGTTCCCAAGGGCAAGGTGTTCCCGTTCTTGAACGAGGGCCTGGCCCACGGTCTCCGTGATGCGAGCCTGCCGGGCGCGAACGTGGAGTACCCGATCAAGGCTTGGATGGTCTACGGCTCCAACCTGATCCAGGCGCTGCCGAACCAGAAGAAGACCATCGAGGCGCTGCAGGCGCTCGATTTCATCGTGGCCATCGACGTCTTGCCGGCGGAGATCACCGGCTGGGCGGACGTGGTGCTGCCGGAAGCCACCTATCTCGAGCGCTACGACGACTTGCACGCTCCGCCCTTCAAGGAGGGTTACGTGGCGCTGCGACAACCCGTGGTGGAGCCGATGTACGACTCCAAGCCCGGGTGGTGGATCGCCAAGGAGCTGGCCAAGCGCTTGGGCCTCGCCGCGCACTTCCCCTTCGAGAAGGTGGAGGACTACCTGGACAAGCGTCTGCGTTCGGCGGGCTCTTCCTTGGTGCAAATTCGCACCAAGGGCGTGCTGCACGCCCCCAAGGCCCCGCTCTACATCGAAGACGGCGTGGAGCCGGAATTCGAGACGCCTTCCAAGAAGATCGAGCTGTTCTCGCAACGTCTGGCGGACGTTGGGCTGGACCCGCTGCCCAAGTACACGCCGCCAGAGGCCGGGCCTCCCGGCAGCTTTCGACTCCTGTTTGGTCGTACTCCCACTCACACGTTCGGAAGAACGACCAACAACCGATTCTTGTCCCGCGTGTACGACGAAAACGACGTCTGGCTGAACGCGCAGAAAGCGAAAGAGCTCGGCCTTGCGGACGGTGACAAGGTCACGCTCATAAACCAAGACGGCGCGCGTACGGCGCCGCTCGCGGTGCGCGCCACACAGCGCATTCGTCCGGACTGCGTGTTCATGGTGCATGGCTATGGCCACACCTCCAAGGGCCTGAAGTTCGCCAAGGACCGCGGTGCCAGTGACACCGACGTGTGCACGGCAACGAAGATCGATCCGGTGATGGGCGGGACCGGAATGAACGTGAACTTCGTGAAGATCGAGAGGTACGAAGCATGA
- a CDS encoding YeeE/YedE family protein encodes MKTTNTAHPADWNPYLAGIALGLVLLATYVLMGFGLGSSSGVTRVAYAAAHSVAPAAVEHSTYMAPYVASNPFEDWMVFEVFGVLLGGILAAYTGKRLMKRPTLQMGPRSTVALRVTLAILGGVVMGLGARLARGCTSGQALTGGAVLSVGSWVFMLAFFAGGYLTAPFVRRMWR; translated from the coding sequence ATGAAGACGACGAACACCGCTCACCCCGCTGACTGGAACCCGTACCTGGCCGGCATCGCATTGGGCCTGGTCTTGCTCGCGACCTACGTGTTGATGGGCTTCGGCCTCGGCTCGTCCTCGGGCGTCACCCGCGTGGCCTACGCCGCAGCTCACAGCGTGGCACCCGCCGCGGTGGAGCACAGCACCTACATGGCGCCCTACGTGGCCAGCAATCCCTTCGAGGACTGGATGGTCTTCGAGGTCTTCGGCGTGCTGCTCGGCGGCATCCTCGCCGCCTATACCGGCAAGCGTTTGATGAAGCGGCCGACATTGCAGATGGGGCCGCGCTCGACGGTCGCCTTGCGCGTGACTCTCGCCATTCTCGGCGGCGTCGTGATGGGCCTCGGAGCTCGCCTGGCCCGGGGCTGTACTTCGGGCCAAGCGCTCACGGGTGGCGCCGTGCTGTCGGTCGGCTCTTGGGTCTTCATGCTGGCGTTCTTTGCCGGCGGCTATCTGACGGCACCTTTCGTGCGGAGGATGTGGCGATGA
- a CDS encoding YeeE/YedE family protein — protein MNAPFYQLDGFSYPTAMALATLLGIGFGFVLERSGFARAPVLAAQFYGRDNRILKVMFTAVATAVVGVALLSGLGLLDLAAVKIPATWLYPQLVGGFLLGVGFLMAGYCPGTAVTGMGAGYLDPFLSLVGLGIGGLVFGFAFPLVEPFYESSSMGVITLPELLHVSWAVLAVAVVAMAIGAFLLAEKVERIFAKKDGTEVPAGNARTRNRVFGGLAAAAAAVVIVGFAPKPAQKIAAMPETGKIGVTELARQLAGGTEELYMVDARSAKECEAQRIPGALCIPEDDPDAKFIAQLPATRPLVLYGDEKLGKLPAGVAKFKGSVKVLEGGFSAWKTAILQPPKPPTTATAVAVSTYRERAALHAHFTGASAPKAPAVVVAPTAVKRAVKKGGGC, from the coding sequence ATGAACGCTCCCTTCTATCAGCTCGACGGCTTCAGCTACCCGACGGCGATGGCGCTGGCCACGCTGCTCGGCATCGGTTTCGGCTTCGTGCTCGAGCGTTCGGGCTTTGCTCGTGCCCCAGTGCTCGCTGCGCAGTTCTACGGACGCGACAATCGCATCCTCAAGGTGATGTTCACCGCCGTTGCCACGGCTGTGGTGGGCGTCGCCCTGCTGAGCGGCCTCGGCCTCCTGGATCTCGCGGCCGTGAAGATCCCCGCGACCTGGCTCTACCCCCAGCTCGTGGGCGGTTTCTTGCTCGGTGTCGGCTTCCTGATGGCCGGGTACTGCCCGGGCACCGCCGTCACCGGCATGGGCGCCGGCTACCTCGATCCGTTCTTGAGCCTCGTCGGGCTCGGTATTGGCGGATTGGTGTTCGGCTTCGCGTTCCCGCTCGTGGAGCCCTTCTACGAGTCCAGCTCCATGGGCGTCATCACGCTGCCCGAGCTGCTTCACGTCTCGTGGGCGGTGCTGGCGGTCGCAGTGGTGGCCATGGCCATCGGCGCGTTTCTCCTTGCGGAAAAGGTGGAGCGTATCTTTGCCAAGAAGGACGGCACCGAGGTCCCGGCCGGCAATGCGCGCACGCGAAACCGCGTGTTCGGCGGCCTGGCCGCTGCGGCTGCCGCCGTCGTCATCGTGGGCTTCGCGCCCAAGCCGGCCCAGAAGATCGCGGCCATGCCGGAGACCGGCAAGATCGGCGTCACGGAGCTGGCGCGCCAGCTCGCCGGCGGCACGGAAGAGCTCTACATGGTCGACGCGCGCAGCGCGAAAGAGTGCGAAGCCCAGCGCATCCCCGGCGCCCTGTGCATTCCGGAAGACGATCCGGACGCCAAGTTCATCGCACAGCTCCCGGCGACGCGTCCCCTCGTGCTCTACGGTGACGAGAAGCTCGGAAAGCTGCCCGCTGGCGTGGCCAAGTTCAAGGGCTCGGTGAAGGTGCTCGAGGGCGGCTTCTCCGCGTGGAAGACGGCGATCTTGCAGCCGCCCAAACCGCCGACGACGGCCACCGCCGTTGCGGTCTCCACCTACCGAGAGCGCGCCGCGCTGCACGCGCACTTCACCGGCGCTTCCGCCCCCAAGGCGCCTGCCGTGGTGGTCGCCCCCACCGCCGTCAAGCGTGCGGTGAAGAAGGGCGGCGGCTGCTGA
- a CDS encoding 4Fe-4S dicluster domain-containing protein: MTRRKRLGMVVDTKKCVGCKACVLACEAENDVPDGYCRDWIVEEVSGVFPNLRQEIRSERCMHCDNAPCVNNCPTGASFINENGTVLVDHDKCTGCKACIASCPYDARYVHPEGYVDKCTFCVHRTSRGDQPACVSVCPTETLHFGDLNDSESEVSLLLRTRESKVLHAEAGTRPKLFFLE; this comes from the coding sequence ATGACCCGCCGAAAGCGCCTGGGTATGGTGGTCGACACCAAGAAGTGTGTCGGCTGCAAGGCGTGCGTGCTCGCTTGCGAGGCCGAGAACGACGTTCCCGACGGCTACTGCCGCGACTGGATCGTGGAAGAGGTTTCGGGCGTGTTCCCCAACCTGCGGCAGGAGATCCGATCCGAGCGCTGCATGCATTGCGACAACGCGCCTTGTGTGAACAACTGCCCCACGGGTGCGAGCTTCATCAACGAGAACGGTACCGTGCTCGTCGATCACGACAAGTGCACCGGCTGCAAGGCATGCATCGCCTCCTGTCCGTACGACGCGCGCTACGTTCATCCCGAGGGCTACGTGGACAAGTGCACCTTCTGCGTGCACCGAACCTCGCGCGGTGATCAACCCGCGTGCGTGTCCGTGTGCCCGACCGAGACCCTGCACTTCGGAGACCTGAACGACTCCGAGTCCGAGGTCTCCCTGCTGCTCCGGACCCGCGAATCCAAGGTGCTGCATGCCGAAGCGGGCACCCGACCCAAGCTGTTCTTCCTCGAGTGA
- a CDS encoding winged helix-turn-helix transcriptional regulator, protein MANGDAERLRQLVQTFVRRFGLLLGDQTPCGQPISVSHAHALMLLAASNGALSQSDLGQGLGVDKSNVARVCARMEKLGHARQTRAPDDGRSRLVKLTPAGRKLAASVQRSSRERFEKLLARIPKQKRKRVLEGLAALDEALSNPGSSS, encoded by the coding sequence GTGGCGAACGGAGACGCGGAACGATTGCGACAGCTGGTGCAGACCTTCGTGCGCCGCTTTGGGCTGCTCTTGGGCGACCAGACGCCCTGCGGGCAGCCCATTTCCGTTTCCCATGCCCATGCGCTGATGCTGCTCGCCGCCAGCAATGGCGCCCTGAGTCAGAGCGACCTCGGCCAGGGCCTGGGCGTGGACAAGAGCAACGTTGCCCGCGTCTGCGCTCGGATGGAAAAGCTCGGTCACGCACGGCAGACGCGCGCGCCGGACGACGGCCGGAGCCGCCTGGTGAAGCTCACCCCCGCCGGGCGCAAGCTGGCCGCCAGTGTGCAGCGTTCGAGCCGCGAGCGTTTCGAAAAGCTCCTGGCTCGCATCCCGAAGCAGAAGAGAAAGCGAGTGCTCGAAGGGCTGGCTGCCCTCGACGAAGCGCTCTCCAACCCTGGGAGCTCATCATGA
- a CDS encoding J domain-containing protein yields MTFDEALEAIGVEPGVDDKALRRAYLRAVKAHPPERDPDGFQRVRAAYELLQAQLPYHVAGAGEERSDDYAAADEDQSFDVEGAREESLYWRLMSEPSDVDDAELEAVELGEVGDAVAYAWLERGRPVAAGRALSQQLTLQRERGTLPPSGHILVKTLLTLLAKKKPNAFDKLLRGMRVWLRGHGRPEVFAGHTLAVWSLLDELSRVRKRLDPELVAVMARAMLDGDVPWQDAALSDYRRKHRRAAHKAARLLEREAPGLHGQFGGALGRGNSAGRVTHVVPERGIGRGGGWPIYIFVIFAMNAARVCSSEDRRSTRQADIHQLTTYAVDAGLPVDLVVIGALDRGDCDAARAALVSAYMRPLRVDERRRVDLAEARIVDECPSTTEGGR; encoded by the coding sequence ATGACGTTCGACGAAGCTCTGGAGGCGATCGGCGTCGAGCCCGGCGTGGACGACAAGGCGTTGCGGCGTGCGTACTTGCGCGCCGTGAAAGCGCATCCGCCGGAGCGTGACCCGGACGGCTTTCAGCGAGTGCGCGCGGCGTACGAGCTGCTCCAGGCGCAGCTGCCCTACCACGTTGCCGGCGCCGGTGAGGAGCGGAGCGACGACTACGCCGCGGCGGACGAGGACCAGAGCTTCGACGTCGAAGGGGCGCGGGAAGAGTCGCTCTACTGGCGGCTCATGTCCGAGCCTTCGGACGTGGACGACGCCGAGCTCGAAGCGGTGGAGCTCGGCGAAGTGGGCGACGCGGTGGCGTACGCGTGGCTCGAGCGCGGTCGCCCCGTGGCGGCGGGGCGTGCGCTGAGCCAGCAGCTGACGCTGCAGCGGGAGCGCGGAACGCTTCCGCCTTCGGGGCACATCTTGGTGAAGACGCTGCTCACGTTGCTCGCAAAGAAGAAGCCGAACGCCTTCGACAAGCTCCTGCGGGGGATGCGCGTCTGGCTCCGGGGGCATGGGCGGCCGGAGGTGTTTGCAGGCCACACACTGGCGGTCTGGTCCTTGTTGGACGAGCTCAGCCGGGTTCGCAAGCGGCTGGATCCCGAGCTGGTGGCCGTCATGGCACGGGCGATGCTCGACGGGGACGTTCCTTGGCAGGACGCCGCGCTGTCGGACTACCGACGAAAGCACCGGCGCGCTGCGCACAAAGCGGCGCGGCTCTTGGAGCGGGAGGCGCCGGGCCTCCATGGTCAGTTCGGCGGCGCTTTGGGACGCGGAAATTCGGCAGGGCGGGTGACCCACGTCGTTCCGGAGCGTGGTATCGGGCGTGGAGGCGGTTGGCCTATCTACATCTTCGTGATTTTCGCGATGAACGCGGCGCGGGTGTGTTCCAGCGAAGATCGCCGAAGCACGCGGCAGGCGGACATTCACCAGCTCACCACCTATGCGGTGGACGCGGGTCTCCCGGTAGACTTGGTCGTCATCGGAGCGTTGGACCGCGGCGACTGCGATGCCGCGCGTGCCGCATTGGTGAGCGCCTACATGCGCCCGCTACGGGTAGATGAGAGACGGCGGGTGGACCTCGCGGAAGCGCGCATCGTCGACGAGTGTCCCTCGACCACGGAGGGTGGACGTTGA